In the genome of Halococcus agarilyticus, one region contains:
- a CDS encoding polysaccharide deacetylase family protein → MAEFALCLTHDVDRPYKTYQSLYYALVERDPAHLAALRPGHNPYWQFESLMALEDDLGVRSAFYFLSEPGLRGRPFEEWLRPRSWIEHLTRYDVETPELANIVRALDAGGWEVGLHGSFDSFDDCDRLREEKEKIERALGHEVSGGRQHFLNLAPGAETWRHHRAIGLDYDSSLGSSTEYGFQHGYDPFRPFDDEFVVFPLTAMETALVEEGDFETAWDACEELLAEAAANDAVMTVLWHPRLVSEEFPGYRELYRRLIERALELGAWVGPPRDLYERLDDPEIDAIEV, encoded by the coding sequence ATGGCTGAGTTCGCGCTCTGTCTCACCCACGACGTCGATCGGCCGTACAAGACCTACCAGTCGCTCTACTACGCGCTGGTCGAACGCGATCCCGCCCACCTCGCCGCGCTCCGGCCGGGCCACAACCCCTACTGGCAGTTCGAGTCGCTGATGGCGCTCGAAGACGATCTCGGCGTGCGGTCGGCGTTTTACTTCCTCTCGGAGCCGGGCCTCCGCGGACGGCCGTTCGAAGAGTGGCTCCGCCCGCGATCGTGGATCGAACACCTCACCCGGTACGACGTCGAGACGCCCGAACTCGCGAACATCGTCCGCGCGCTCGACGCTGGCGGGTGGGAGGTCGGCCTCCACGGCTCGTTCGACTCGTTCGACGACTGCGACCGCCTCCGCGAGGAGAAAGAAAAAATCGAGCGCGCGCTCGGCCACGAGGTGTCGGGCGGCCGCCAGCACTTCCTCAATCTCGCGCCTGGCGCGGAGACGTGGCGACACCACCGCGCGATCGGGCTCGATTACGACAGCTCGCTCGGATCGAGCACGGAGTACGGCTTCCAGCACGGCTACGACCCGTTCCGGCCGTTCGACGACGAGTTCGTGGTCTTTCCGCTCACGGCGATGGAGACCGCGCTGGTCGAGGAGGGGGATTTCGAAACGGCGTGGGATGCCTGCGAGGAGCTGCTTGCGGAGGCGGCGGCGAACGACGCGGTGATGACGGTGCTCTGGCACCCGCGCCTCGTGAGCGAGGAGTTCCCCGGCTACCGCGAGCTCTACCGCCGGTTGATCGAGCGCGCGCTCGAACTCGGGGCGTGGGTCGGACCGCCTCGCGATCTGTACGAACGCCTCGACGATCCCGAGATCGACGCTATCGAGGTCTGA
- a CDS encoding GNAT family N-acetyltransferase has product MNIERLDLAAWDDGLPKTGFEPFHTASALSVLDRHAPGDLLLLGGYRGEQLVGMLPVFVRNAGRARVLSSPPPGMSVPHLGPIVMPTSPKQRKREKVTREFTEGVLDALGVDAPTTLCRFLCHTDYPDPRPYRWAGLSVEPSFTYRLQVGDRAPEDIMGSFSRSLRREIRSGEDLDVEIGTEEIDGAETVFRETQARYAEQNEGFGPTWPYVRDVVADLDERSRVYVARDPDGEYLGGVITLFSNDAAYYWLGGARTTHDGVSINSLLHWRIIRDVAEDPPIESVTEYDLVGANTERLCRYKSKFGADLAPYYVIESGGPAMDAAKGAYRMVNQAVDRLGL; this is encoded by the coding sequence ATGAACATCGAACGCTTGGATCTCGCGGCGTGGGACGACGGGCTCCCGAAGACGGGTTTCGAGCCGTTTCACACCGCGTCGGCGCTCTCGGTGCTCGACCGCCACGCACCCGGCGATCTCCTCCTCCTGGGTGGTTACCGCGGCGAACAGCTCGTGGGGATGCTCCCGGTGTTCGTCCGGAACGCCGGGCGGGCTCGGGTGCTCTCGTCGCCGCCACCCGGGATGAGCGTGCCACATCTGGGGCCGATCGTGATGCCGACGAGCCCGAAGCAGCGCAAACGCGAGAAGGTCACCCGCGAGTTCACCGAGGGCGTGCTCGACGCGCTCGGCGTCGATGCCCCGACGACGCTGTGTCGGTTCCTGTGTCACACCGACTACCCCGATCCACGTCCGTACCGGTGGGCCGGGCTCTCGGTCGAGCCCTCGTTCACCTACCGACTTCAGGTGGGCGATCGCGCTCCCGAGGACATCATGGGTTCGTTCAGCCGGAGCCTCCGGCGCGAGATCCGGTCGGGCGAGGACCTCGACGTCGAGATCGGGACGGAGGAGATCGACGGTGCCGAGACGGTCTTTCGGGAGACACAGGCCCGATATGCGGAACAGAACGAGGGGTTCGGACCGACGTGGCCCTACGTTCGAGACGTCGTCGCCGATCTCGACGAGCGATCGCGGGTGTACGTCGCGCGCGACCCGGACGGCGAGTACCTCGGCGGCGTCATCACGCTCTTCTCGAACGATGCGGCGTACTACTGGCTCGGCGGCGCGCGCACGACCCACGACGGTGTCAGCATCAACAGCTTACTCCACTGGCGGATCATCCGCGACGTCGCCGAGGACCCGCCGATCGAGTCGGTCACGGAGTACGACCTCGTCGGCGCGAACACCGAGCGGCTCTGCCGGTACAAATCGAAGTTCGGGGCCGACCTCGCCCCGTACTACGTGATCGAGTCCGGCGGCCCCGCGATGGACGCCGCCAAAGGGGCGTATCGGATGGTGAACCAGGCTGTCGATCGGCTCGGCCTGTAG
- the wecB gene encoding non-hydrolyzing UDP-N-acetylglucosamine 2-epimerase, producing MRVVSVVGARPQFVKAFPVSRALRERHEEILVHTGQHYSQTMSDVFFEELDIPTPEYNLGVGSDSQGQQTGAMVSRFGELVERESPDVIVVYGDTNSTLASAIVAAKTDACLAHVEAGLRSYNRSMPEEINRVLTDHVSDLLFAPTQRGVENLRKEGVDDGMVHRTGDVMYDAIRWARTRAAERSTVLDEHDLAADEYVLATVHRAGNTDDPQRLEAIMAALCDAEREVVFPVHPRTSERLDADGLRETVAEQLTLIDPVGYVDFVRLLDGAERVATDSGGVQKEAFFLDTPCVTLRDETEWVETVDAGWNTLVGADEAAIARELARPVSLPAKPELYGDGDAAERIVSVIENDGRDERSGIAAANRATDG from the coding sequence GTGAGGGTCGTCTCGGTCGTCGGCGCGCGCCCGCAGTTCGTGAAGGCGTTCCCGGTCTCGCGCGCGCTCCGCGAACGCCACGAGGAGATCCTCGTCCACACCGGCCAGCACTACAGCCAGACCATGTCCGACGTGTTCTTCGAGGAGCTCGACATCCCGACACCGGAGTACAACCTCGGGGTCGGGTCGGACTCACAGGGCCAACAGACCGGGGCGATGGTGAGTCGGTTCGGGGAGCTCGTCGAACGCGAATCGCCGGACGTCATCGTGGTCTACGGCGACACCAACTCGACGCTCGCGAGCGCGATCGTGGCCGCGAAGACCGACGCCTGCCTCGCCCACGTCGAGGCCGGCCTCCGGAGCTACAACCGATCGATGCCCGAGGAGATCAACCGCGTGCTCACCGACCACGTTTCGGACCTCCTGTTCGCGCCGACCCAGCGCGGCGTCGAGAACCTCCGGAAGGAGGGGGTCGACGACGGGATGGTCCACCGGACCGGCGACGTGATGTACGACGCGATCCGGTGGGCGCGCACCCGCGCCGCCGAACGCTCGACGGTGCTCGACGAGCACGACCTCGCCGCCGACGAGTACGTGCTCGCGACCGTCCACCGTGCGGGCAACACCGACGATCCCCAGAGGCTAGAGGCCATCATGGCGGCGCTGTGTGACGCCGAGCGCGAGGTCGTCTTCCCCGTCCATCCGCGGACGAGCGAGCGGCTCGACGCCGACGGGCTCCGGGAGACGGTGGCGGAGCAGCTCACGCTGATCGATCCCGTCGGCTACGTCGACTTCGTCCGACTGCTCGACGGGGCCGAGCGCGTCGCCACCGATTCGGGGGGTGTGCAGAAGGAGGCCTTCTTCCTCGATACGCCCTGTGTCACGCTTCGGGACGAGACCGAGTGGGTCGAGACCGTCGACGCGGGCTGGAACACCCTCGTCGGCGCGGACGAGGCCGCCATCGCGCGCGAGCTCGCACGGCCGGTCTCGCTCCCCGCGAAGCCCGAGCTCTACGGCGACGGCGACGCCGCCGAGCGGATCGTCTCGGTCATCGAGAACGACGGGCGCGACGAACGAAGCGGGATCGCGGCGGCGAACAGGGCGACCGATGGCTGA
- a CDS encoding bacterio-opsin activator domain-containing protein has translation MASAADTLDGTHVLLVGTAEWTTPLADALGTRAGATVRTVATADAALSVLDDRSVECVVSEYALDGRTGLDLLRTIREGSATLPVVLCTASGSEVVASEAIAAGVTDYVAVSEPFERIDDVLARLGGVVRTAERTDTRRERARQFDATFHDDRTATWVLGPEGALRRANETARGMIETDTESVVEEPFWTLPWWTDGVRETVERTVGHAIDGRFDSSTVTRGREDGTPRTLDLSARPVRDETGTVVSVVVEGVDVTERVSLERELRESEELHRVTLNNMTDTVLITDDDGAFTYVCPNVHFIFGYTAEEIHSLETIERLLGPDLFDRDELAADGVLKNIECTATDKAGREHTLLVNVREVSIQGGTLLYSCRDITKRKRREEALAGLHTTTRELQYAGTAREIGQVVVDDAATVLDLDASAVYLFDADENVLEPVAASNGMKRLDGPLPTRRANDETIPGHVFVADDARFFDDVHDADRLANEATGIRSGAYIPLGEHGVFVAAAGTVGAFDEVLRELTDLLAATAEAALDRVERESRLREQERELQRRNAQLTRLDGLNGIIREIDGALVRAETREGIDRAVCELLTAEDRFAFAWIGDVDPTAETLEPRAWAGAEQGYLDSVSFSVDTSGAAEPAGQAAATQEVRTVSNVADRLREAPWRSAALTREFLSVLSVPLAHDEFEYGVLTVYAGTANAFDGTAEAVLAELGETIASATSAVERKNALLTTANTRLEFETRDSAFVFARLARRADCTLTYQGGVQRTADGVYAFVTVADAPIENVVAAARELVSIDEVERIGADDESGVLRLRLSGPFLALDLADHGAVLRRTTADGETATLVVDVPNSVDVRRIDRLVTETFADIDLLSKRSLDRASSRDLHAAFLDRLTDRQLEVLRTAYYSGYFESPRESTGEEIAATLGISPPAFYRHARTVQRKLFTTLFDDISVPSAVTAG, from the coding sequence ATGGCGAGTGCTGCGGACACGCTGGATGGGACGCACGTCCTTCTCGTCGGCACGGCCGAGTGGACCACACCTCTCGCGGACGCGCTCGGAACGCGCGCCGGGGCGACGGTTCGGACGGTCGCGACCGCGGACGCCGCGCTCTCCGTGCTCGACGACCGCTCGGTCGAGTGTGTCGTGAGCGAGTACGCCCTCGACGGGCGGACGGGGCTCGACCTCCTGCGGACGATCCGCGAGGGATCGGCGACCCTGCCCGTAGTGCTCTGTACGGCGTCGGGTTCGGAAGTCGTCGCCAGCGAGGCGATCGCCGCCGGTGTGACGGACTACGTCGCTGTCTCCGAGCCCTTCGAGCGGATCGACGACGTCCTCGCGCGACTCGGCGGGGTCGTGCGCACGGCCGAGCGGACCGACACCAGGCGGGAGCGGGCCCGCCAGTTCGATGCGACGTTTCACGACGATCGGACCGCGACCTGGGTGCTCGGTCCCGAGGGAGCGCTCCGGCGCGCCAACGAAACGGCGCGCGGGATGATCGAGACAGACACTGAAAGCGTCGTCGAGGAACCGTTCTGGACGCTGCCGTGGTGGACGGACGGAGTCAGAGAGACCGTCGAGCGGACGGTCGGACACGCCATCGACGGTCGGTTCGACAGCTCGACCGTCACGAGGGGGCGCGAGGACGGGACCCCACGGACGCTCGACCTCTCGGCTCGGCCCGTTCGGGACGAGACTGGGACGGTCGTCTCGGTCGTCGTCGAGGGTGTCGACGTCACCGAACGCGTCTCGCTCGAACGCGAGCTCCGCGAGTCCGAGGAGCTCCACCGGGTCACGCTCAACAACATGACCGACACGGTGTTGATCACCGACGACGACGGCGCGTTCACCTACGTCTGTCCCAACGTCCACTTCATCTTCGGCTACACCGCCGAGGAGATCCATAGTTTGGAAACGATCGAGCGTCTCCTCGGGCCGGACCTGTTCGATCGGGACGAGCTGGCCGCCGACGGCGTGCTGAAGAACATCGAGTGTACGGCGACCGACAAGGCGGGCCGCGAGCACACCCTGCTGGTGAACGTGCGGGAGGTGTCGATTCAGGGCGGGACGCTGCTCTACAGCTGCCGCGACATCACCAAGCGAAAGCGACGCGAGGAGGCGCTGGCCGGGCTCCACACGACGACGCGGGAACTCCAGTACGCCGGCACTGCCCGGGAGATCGGCCAGGTCGTGGTCGACGACGCGGCCACGGTGCTCGATCTCGACGCGAGCGCGGTCTACCTCTTCGACGCCGACGAGAACGTGCTCGAACCGGTCGCCGCCTCGAACGGGATGAAGCGACTCGACGGGCCGTTGCCGACGCGGCGGGCTAATGACGAGACAATCCCGGGCCACGTCTTCGTCGCGGACGACGCCCGGTTCTTCGACGACGTTCACGACGCCGACCGGCTCGCGAACGAGGCGACCGGGATCCGGAGCGGAGCGTACATCCCGCTCGGCGAACACGGCGTGTTCGTCGCCGCCGCCGGGACGGTCGGGGCGTTCGACGAGGTTCTCCGGGAACTCACCGACCTGCTCGCGGCCACCGCCGAGGCCGCCCTCGATCGGGTCGAACGCGAGAGTCGGCTCCGCGAGCAGGAGCGCGAACTCCAGCGCCGGAACGCCCAGCTCACGCGGCTCGACGGACTCAACGGGATCATCCGGGAGATCGACGGCGCACTCGTCCGGGCGGAGACTCGCGAGGGGATCGACCGCGCCGTCTGTGAGCTCCTGACGGCCGAGGACCGGTTCGCGTTCGCGTGGATCGGCGACGTCGACCCGACCGCCGAGACGCTGGAGCCGCGGGCGTGGGCCGGGGCCGAGCAGGGCTACCTCGACAGCGTGTCGTTTTCGGTCGACACGTCGGGGGCGGCGGAGCCGGCAGGCCAGGCGGCGGCCACCCAGGAGGTGCGGACAGTCTCGAACGTGGCCGACCGACTCCGGGAGGCACCGTGGCGATCGGCGGCGCTCACGCGCGAGTTCCTGTCGGTGCTCAGCGTGCCGCTGGCGCACGACGAGTTCGAGTACGGCGTGTTGACCGTCTACGCCGGGACGGCGAACGCGTTCGACGGAACCGCAGAGGCCGTCCTCGCGGAGCTCGGCGAGACCATCGCGTCGGCGACGAGCGCGGTCGAACGGAAGAACGCGCTGTTGACCACCGCGAACACGCGTCTGGAGTTCGAGACGCGGGACTCGGCGTTCGTGTTCGCCAGGCTCGCCCGACGTGCGGACTGTACCCTGACGTACCAGGGCGGCGTCCAGCGGACCGCCGACGGCGTCTACGCCTTCGTCACTGTGGCCGACGCCCCAATCGAGAACGTCGTCGCCGCGGCGCGGGAGCTCGTGTCGATCGACGAGGTCGAGCGGATCGGAGCGGACGACGAGTCGGGCGTGCTCCGGCTCCGACTCTCGGGGCCGTTCCTCGCGCTCGATCTCGCCGACCACGGGGCCGTCCTCCGGCGCACCACGGCCGACGGCGAGACCGCGACGCTCGTCGTCGACGTGCCGAACAGCGTCGACGTCCGTCGGATCGATCGTCTCGTCACGGAGACGTTCGCGGACATCGACCTCCTGTCGAAGCGGTCGCTCGACCGCGCGTCGTCGCGGGACCTCCACGCGGCCTTTCTCGACCGGCTGACCGACCGCCAGCTGGAGGTGCTGCGGACGGCGTACTACAGCGGCTATTTCGAGTCGCCGCGCGAGAGCACGGGCGAGGAGATCGCGGCGACCCTCGGGATCTCGCCGCCAGCGTTCTACCGACACGCGCGGACGGTCCAGCGCAAGCTGTTCACCACCCTGTTCGACGATATCAGCGTCCCGTCCGCCGTCACTGCCGGCTGA
- the gdhB gene encoding glutamate dehydrogenase GdhB, which translates to MSSDSTPGEASSAVSTADAAETESALDTARRQLARAGEHVEIDPNVVERLAHPNAVHEVSIPLERDDGIVEVFTGYRAQHDSVRGPYKGGLRFHPGVTHDECVGLSMWMTWKSAVLDLPFGGAKGGIVVDPKELSADENERLTRRFAQEIRDVIGPNRDIPAPDMGTDAQTMAWIMDVYSMQQGETTPGVVTGKPPVVGGSYGREEAPGRSVAIVAREVCKYYDRSLAETTVAVQGFGSVGANAARQLDDWGASVVAVSDVNGAVHDPAGLDVHAIPTHEEEPEAVTAGVDDVLPNEKLLKLDVDVLIPAAVGNVLTEANAGDVRADLVVEGANGPTTSAADTVLDDRGVPVIPDILANAGGVTVSYFEWLQDINRRAWTLEEVNEELEAEMLAAFEDVRTQVDERGVTWRDAAYIVALSRLAAAQEARGLWP; encoded by the coding sequence ATGAGTTCGGATTCCACACCGGGCGAAGCCTCTTCGGCAGTATCGACCGCCGATGCAGCCGAGACCGAATCCGCGCTCGACACCGCCCGTCGCCAGCTCGCCCGCGCGGGCGAGCACGTCGAGATCGATCCGAACGTCGTCGAGCGCCTCGCCCACCCCAACGCGGTCCACGAGGTCTCGATCCCGCTCGAACGCGACGACGGTATCGTCGAGGTCTTCACTGGGTACCGCGCCCAACACGACAGCGTTCGTGGGCCGTACAAGGGCGGCCTCCGCTTCCATCCGGGCGTGACCCACGACGAGTGTGTGGGACTCTCGATGTGGATGACGTGGAAGTCAGCCGTGCTCGACCTCCCGTTCGGCGGCGCGAAGGGCGGGATCGTGGTCGATCCGAAGGAGTTGAGCGCCGACGAGAACGAACGCCTCACCCGGCGGTTCGCCCAAGAGATTCGCGACGTGATCGGGCCGAACCGGGACATTCCCGCCCCCGACATGGGCACCGACGCCCAGACGATGGCGTGGATCATGGACGTCTACTCGATGCAGCAGGGCGAGACCACGCCGGGCGTCGTCACCGGCAAACCGCCCGTCGTCGGCGGGAGCTACGGCCGCGAGGAGGCCCCCGGCCGGAGCGTGGCGATCGTCGCGCGCGAGGTGTGCAAGTACTACGACCGATCATTGGCCGAGACCACGGTCGCGGTGCAGGGGTTCGGCAGCGTGGGCGCGAACGCCGCCCGTCAGCTCGACGACTGGGGGGCCTCGGTCGTCGCGGTGAGCGACGTGAACGGAGCCGTCCACGACCCCGCCGGTCTCGACGTCCACGCGATCCCCACCCACGAGGAGGAGCCCGAGGCGGTCACCGCCGGCGTCGACGACGTCCTCCCGAACGAGAAGCTGCTCAAACTTGATGTCGATGTCCTGATCCCGGCGGCGGTCGGCAACGTCCTGACCGAGGCGAACGCCGGCGACGTCCGGGCCGATCTCGTCGTCGAGGGCGCGAACGGTCCGACCACGTCGGCGGCCGATACGGTCCTCGACGATCGCGGTGTGCCGGTGATCCCCGATATCCTCGCGAACGCCGGCGGGGTCACGGTCTCCTATTTCGAGTGGCTCCAGGACATCAACCGTCGGGCGTGGACGCTGGAGGAGGTCAACGAGGAGCTCGAAGCCGAGATGCTGGCGGCGTTCGAGGACGTCCGAACGCAAGTCGACGAGCGGGGCGTGACGTGGCGCGACGCCGCCTACATCGTCGCGCTCTCGCGGCTCGCGGCGGCCCAGGAAGCGCGTGGCCTCTGGCCGTAG
- a CDS encoding rubrerythrin-like domain-containing protein, translated as MRDVDQSPDSETPYECFDCGTIVLTATNPGQCPDCGGEMRNRLIPLE; from the coding sequence ATGCGAGACGTCGACCAGAGCCCCGATAGCGAGACGCCGTACGAGTGCTTCGACTGTGGCACGATCGTGCTGACGGCGACGAACCCCGGCCAATGTCCCGACTGTGGCGGGGAGATGCGCAACCGGCTGATCCCGCTCGAATGA